A window of Limosilactobacillus reuteri genomic DNA:
AGGTGTTTGTAAGCCGCCCGCAATTGTTAAAAAAGTACTCTTTCCTGATCCAGAAGGCCCTAAAATCAAATTTAATTCTCCCGCTTTAGCAGAAAAATTAACATCTTTAAGAACATGAACACGACTAATTCCTTCGCCGTAATATTTGTTAACATCTACTAACTTTAATTTTGACATAACATTTGCCTCCTATCTTAATTCAAGGCCTGTACGGGGTCAATTTTAATAATCATTCGCACTGGTAGTAGTGAACCAATCATCCCAAGAACTATTAATCCTACTGCCATTAAACTAATTAGTGGCCAATTCATAATAACTGGTACCGACATTGGAATTGCCACACTCGTAAGAAGGGTTAAAAGGATTCCCCCTATTACACCACTAATCATTAGGAAAATTGATTGAGTAACTGTTGCAAGAATTAAGTGCCGCGCAGGAATTCCTTGAGCGCGCATAACCGCATAATGACTTATTTTTTGCATAGTAAGAATATATAAGAAGACAGCAATTACAATTAATGAAATTACCATTAAAAAGCCAATCATAAAAGTAAACGTATTATTTTGCGCTGAATATCCAGGCAACTTATTAATATATTCGTTAACGGTGTAATATTGAAGATCAGGGTAAGTACTTTTACTAAGCTGATGATCAGAAAAGAGTCCACTAGCAACGGCCAAACTATTTAATCCTCTCAAATCTCGCCAAACTGGCAAACTCCCATATACGACGGGCGCAACACTAAATTTAGCATCATCAACAAAGCCAACGATCTTATATTTTTCATTTTGAGAGTTGATTGTTACTCGATCTCCTAAATGATATCCCTTTTTGCTTAAACTTTTATCAACAACAATCTCGTTATTTCCCTTAGCTTGACGGCCATTTGTAATTTTGATCTTTTCCCGGGAAATAAATTGGCCAGGATCTAAACCGATAAATTGGGCACTTTCTTTACTTGCTCCTTTTTCTTTAAGAACTATTGGTGCCTGCCCAACAAGCGCAACATTCTTTTGGTCCTTACCTGATAGTTGGTCACGAGTAATGATTGATTGTCCTAGATTATCATTGCTGTTCTTATTTAGAAAAACAGTTTCTGTACCCCACTCTTTAATAGCAGCATCGTTTTCATTTTGGAGTCCCAACATCATCCCCATTAGGAAAAACATTAAGTAACTAATCAAAACAATCATGGCAACAATTAATCCATAACGCAGCTTTTCATGTTTCATTTCTTTTAGTGCTAAAAACATATTCTACCTCCTACTGCAATAGTGCAGTTAATACTTTGGATAGTCGTGTAATTGCTTCACCTTGTTTATTGGGCTGAAGAAGGCAATCCTTAATTGTTTCATGACTCAAAACCATTACACTCCATTCTTGAGCACTGTGAATCTTTATTTGCGGTTGCGTACTGTCACGTAATAACCCTTCATTTGTTTGAAAGTGCAACCGCATAAAGTCCCGGTACTTACTTCCATTGATCTCATCTACAAAAGCTTTGATCTGATTAACATAATCACTCGCCGCTAAAATGTGGTTAGCATGGGTAATTGGTGTATGAATTTCTAAAATTGCCACTTGATAAAGATACTGATACGCCTCCGTTAAATCTGTAAAATACTTATAAAATGCTCCTCTGGCGATTCCAGCTTGCTTTACAATCCGTGCAACTTGGGCACTTGCTAAGCTATGTTGACTAAATTCTGTTAATAGTGCATTAGTAATGAGTTCTTTTTTCTGTTGATTTAAATTTTCAAATGTTGTACTTGGCATCTTAATTCCTCCGCCACATTGTGACACCGTGTCGCCATGAATATATTTTATACATTATCACCAAAGTGACACCATGTCAATCGTTAGATAAAAATTATAATACTGCTATTTCTGCAAATTTTGCGATTGTAGCGCTTTGCCTAAGGTTTGATTTAATTGCTAATTACATTCACTTGCATATGAAATAAAGCAATCGAGTAGGAGATAATTGATTAGTTCAATTATCGACCTCTCACACCACCGTACGTACGGTTCCGTATACGGCGGTTCGACAACTTAATCACATTGAATTGACTGGAGCGTCTTGGACATATTCATAAGTCCGAGTTGTTCCAGTTTTCTATTAGTTAGAGAATAGCTCAAGGTCTTACTATGTGCAGTTCGCCAGTAGCCCTTTCGGGTACTAGCGAAGACATATGCATCATGCTGGGACAGCCCCAACTTCTGTAAGTTAGTTACCTTAGTTTTAAACTTTTTCCATTGCTTCCAAATATACTGCCTTATTCGGACCCTCAACCACTTGTCAAGGCGTTGAATAAAGTTAGTTAGTTTCCCAATTGAGTAGTACTGAAGCCACCCACGCATTTTTCGATGAATTTCTTCAAACATTCTTGTCAGAGATATTCCACGATTACGTTTAGTTAATAACTTCAGTGCTTTCTTTACTCGTTGTTGCGATTGTTTAGCTGGACGGGCGTAGGCCCCAATGTGGTCTATACCCAACGAAAAGCCAAGAAACTTCAACCGTAGCGGGCTACCGACTTTGGTTTTATCTGGGTTCACTTTAACTTTCAAGCGCTTTTCTAGAAACTGGGTAATGCTTCGCATTACTCGTTCTCCGGCTCGTTGACTTTTAACATAGATGTTACAATCATCCGCATAGCGCACAAAGTGGTGACCACGTCTAGTCAACTCTTTGTCCAACTCATTTAGATAGATGTTCGCCAGTAGTGGTGACAATGGCCCTCCTTGTGGGGTTCCTTTTTCACTCTTAGCGAAAAGCCCATGGTCTAAGACTCCGCTAGTTAGAAACTTACGAATGAGTCTTAGTGTCCATGGGTCATCAATATATTGTTGGAGATACTTAATCATCAAGTCATGATTAACGTTATCAAAATAGGCTTTTAGGTCTAAGTCGACAACTCTTCGATAACCTTGATTATAAAGATCTACTCCTTTTTCAATAGCGTCATGGGCCCCACGGTGGGGACGGAAGCCAAAGCTATTATCAGAGAAAATACGCTCAAAGATAGGCGTAAGAATTTGGGCTACAGCTTGTTGAACCATTCGGTCCACCACCGTTGGTATTCCAAGTCTTCTTACTCCACCATTAGGCTTCGGAATTTCTACCCGTTTGACTGGAGCTGGTTTATACTTGCCCTCACGCAAACTAGCGATCAGTTCCGTCTTATTTTCTCTGAGATATGGTAGAAGGTCATTGACTGTCATATCATCAACGCCTGCTGCTCCTTTATTTCTCTTAACTCGCAAATAAGCCTGATTAAGGTTATTGCGATCCAAGACCAGGTCTTGGATAGTGACACTCATACCTTTACCTTCACCATAACCGGTACTACGCGCCCTTGTGTACTTTCGGTTTTCCAAACCTATCCTCGACAAGCGGTCAGCTTGTTGTTCTGTTTTCTGCGATTGTCGCACCTGATTACACCTCCGATATAAGTTACAAGTTATTGTCGTTCAGTCCTTCATCCGATTATTCAAACTACTATGACCTCGGCTGACTTCTGGCTTACTCAACACTGCATCACTGCATCGCTTGTTTCTGTGGAAATTAAACTTATTCCTCTTGTCGGAAACGTGTAGGCCAGATCTCCCCGGGTAAGAATATTAGCTTTCGTACCATGTCATCGTTAGCTTTACTGAAACCAATTTCGAGTAGTATTGGACTTCAACTTGTCTAGCAGCCTTATCCAGTTAATTTCAGCCTTATAGCTACTTCTTGTTCATCGATGCAGTACTTTGCCTTAGACTTCCTTCAGATTCCACCTCACGGTGGACACCCTTGTCCTCAGCTCATGGTTCCGACTACTACGGCCCATAGCGGACTTTCACCACCTAGCTAATACCCATGCCGGGCGCACTAAAAAAAGCGAGGTGAGAAATTTATCTCACCTCGTTTTCAATAGATTTAATTTTTATCTCAATCTAGATTAAGCTTCTTCGCCGCTAACCTTAACAACAGCTTTTGAAACTTTACCTAACTTACCACTAACAAAGTCTTCCACGCCATCAAGATCTAATTCATGTGAGAAGAGTGGTAGTGGGTCAACAACCCCAGAAGAAAGAAGGGCAATTGAGTCTTCAAAAGTGTAAGGATTAATGAAGGCACCTTGAATTGTAAGTTGCTTTTGGAATACATCGTAAGTGTTTACTGAGAACTTATCATCAGGGTTACCAACACCAAACATTAATACTTGAGCACCACGAGCAGCCGCTGCAAGTGCTTGTTCTTGAGTAGCTGGTAAGCCAACAGCTTCAACAACGATGTCATATGCATCAGCAGGAATTTCTTCCTTAGTAGTGTTGATAGTCTTAACGCCGAAGTACTTCCGGTTATTTTCCAACTTTTCGTCTGAACGACCAGCTAAGGTAACTTCATGAATACCACGTGCCTTTAAGATTTGTGCAAATAATTGACCTTCAAAACCATCACCTAATACTAAAGCCTTTTGGTATGGGTGAGTTTCAAGTAAGTCAACACCGTGCATTGCACATGAGATTGGTTCAACCACGGCAGCAGCCTTTAATGAAACATCATCAGGAATTGGGTAAACAACTTTTGCGGGAGCAGTAAAGTATTCTTCAAAACCACCGTTACGAGTAACACCAACAGCATCAAGATGTTCACATAATTCTGGGCGTTGAGTCCGGCAGTACTTACATTGACCACAGTAAATGTTAGGGTCAACAGTTACACGATCACCTGGCTTAACGTTAGTAACTTCTGAACCAACTTTTGTAACTACACCTGAGTTTTCGTGACCTAAAACAATAGGAGGAACAGCTGATGCGGATCCAGGAAGGCCAGCATAGAGTGCCTTATCAGTACCACAAATACCAGCGTAGGCAGTGTGAATTAAGACTTCATCAGGCTTAATTTCAGTTTCTTTAATATCTTCAATTTCAAGTTGCTTTTTACCTCGCCGTTTGTAAAATTAAGTTAGAAAATAAGTTAGAAAAATAGAAAAGCCATTTGTGGTAGACTTTTGAATACCCCTAAACAAAAGAAAGGAAACCACAAATGACTTACACCCATCTTACCACAAACGAGCTGACAATCATCGCCCATTCTTTCGTGCAAAAGCTTAAAGCGTACCGAGTGGCCCAAATGATCAACCGTTGCGCCGAAACCGTTTATCGCGTTTATCGTTACCTGGAAACCGGTGCCTCAATTGCTGATTATCAGGATCACTATATGCGCAATAAGCAACGTTGTGGCCGAAAACGTACTCAGTTGTCACTGGCTGAACTCACTTATATCAACGACAAAATTGCCCAGGGGTGGACGCCTGATACCATTATTGGGCGCGCTGAGCGCCCAATTAGTTGTAACCGGCGAACTCTTTACCGGATGTTTGAACGTGGCCAGTTCGGCTTCGATGTCCGTTCCAGGTAAGTGGCACCCGAATGGCTATGTCGAGCGCCGCGGGAAGGCTGGCCATTGGGGCGAAGTATTCACGAGCGTGCCAAGGACTTTCCACACTATGCCACTGAATTTGGGCACCTTGAAGCTGATACCGTCCAAGGCAAAAAGCACCAAGGGGCGGTAATGACCCTGACCGAACGCCAATCGAAGGTCGAAATTGTACTCAATGTGCACGAAAAGACGGCTGATGCGATTAACCAACACTTAAGTCAGTGGCTTCGGAAATTCCCGCGGTACTTCTTCAAATCGATTACCTTTGACAACGGAAAAGAATTCGCCGGCTGGCGCGAGATTGCCAATCAATTTGACCTTCACACTTACTTTGCCGAGGTTGGTGCTCCCAATCAACGAGGGCTGAACGAAAACAACAACGGTCTTTTACGCCGGGATGGCTTAACGAAACAGCTAGATTTCCGCAATCTTCCTGATGAATTGGTAACCCAACTGATGAGTAAGCGAAATAACCTGCCCCGTAAATCACTAGGCTATCGAACTCCATATGAAGTATTCATGTCTTACGTCACTGATGAGCAACTATTTTCTTTCTAACTTAAATTGACATTTCGGGCCTGTTAAAACAAGTGCCTTCATAATCAAAATACCTCTCTTGTGAATTTAATCATTTGCCAAGTGCTAGTATAGTGTGAAAACGCCTTAATTGTCAAACGTCCAACAATTACCTCACATTCTTTTTATCATCAGGCAGATTGTAAAATTTGAGTTGAACATTTAAGTGGACAGAAAAACCCATCAAGGTCTTTAATGGTGTTACCACAACATTCCATTAGAAAGAAGGACCTTAATGGGCACCACTATTTTATCATTCCAGAACCGCATTGTCATTGAAACGCTTCATAATGAAGGACGTTCCTTACGATACATCGCTAATTACTTAGGCTTTAGTAAAACCACAGTCTTTAACGAACTTCACCGGCTCAACGGTGAGTATCAAGCTGAACTAGCGCAAACTGACTTTGAACGCAAGGTTAGTCAACGGGGGCGGAAGTCTTCACTCACTAAAAGCCTTAAGCACTTGATTGAGGAAAAAATTCAAGTCCAGAAGTGGTCCCCTGAACAAGTTGCCCATGTAGTTGGGATTGCCTACAAGACGGTCTATAACTGGATTGATCAAGGATGGCTTGATGTACAGTTACCCGATTTGCCTGATCATGGAATTCGTCGTCATCGTGCTAAAGAAAAGCGTGGTACGTTCAGTCACGGCCGCTCCATTGAGGAGCGTCCTCATAAAGTCGAAACTCGCCAAGAATTCGGCCACTTTGAAGCTGATACCGTACTTTCTGGCAAACGTAAAGGTCAAGCTGTGGCGACTTTTGTGGAGCGTAAGAGTCGCCTGACAATTGTTAAACGGCTCCATGGTCGCGACAGTCAGTCCATGACTCAAGCCGTACTTGAACTAGCTAGTCAACTTCAAGACAAGCTCAAGACGCTTACCGTGGATCATGGGAAAGAGTTCGCTAACTATCAGGCAATTGAACAGCTAACAGGTACTCAGGTTTATTTTGCCCATGCTTATTCACCACATGAACGCGGTAGTAATGAGAACCGTAACCGAGTTTTGCGACGGTTTATTCCCAAGGGACAAGCCATTGAAGAGCTGAGCGATCGCCAGCTGGTTCAAATCAATTGGTATCTGAATTCCCGACCACTTAAATGTCTTAACTGGCACACACCAATCGAGATCTTCTTGCTTAATCTACGTCACTAAATTCGTTCAAGTTATTTCTTGCAATCTGCCATCATAAAACGTTAAACTCACTAAATATAAACTCAAACAAAAGCCGATATAAAAGGCTTTTGAAAAAAAGTAATATTTTTAAATATTTTTTTCTTCACTAAGTTTAAGCTTTTTTTACTATTACATAAATGGTTTTACCATCATTTTTTCAATTACATAATTTCACAAAGCTTCTTTTAGCCAATTTAAGTTTTATATTCAATAAATACAATGTTTCTACACATAAAGAAGAAAATTCTAAATTTATATAGAAAATTTCTCTACGTCTTTGCAAGCGCTTAACCTCCATTAGGTACGCCAAAACTTATCTCCAACCGGTCCTTAACGTTGCTTAAACTGCCGTTATAACGGCAATTTTCCATTGCAGTATATATTTTTTTATGTTACCCTAACAAAGTATTCGAACTTAGTTAATTATGATTTCCAATCTAATTAACAAAACTCAAATGAAAGGTGGATTTGGCGTGGACGACACAAAGAATCAACACCGTAAGCATAAATTAATTGAATATGCTAACGGTAAATCACTAGAGGAAATCAACGGAACAGTTGAAGTTCCTCGTGGAAAAGGCTTCTGGCGAACATTATTTGCTTACTCTGGTCCCGGTGCATTAGTTGCCGTGGGTTACATGGATCCCGGTAACTGGTCAACTTCAATTACTGGTGGACAGAGTTTCCAATATACCTTAATGACTACTATCTTGATTTCAAGTTTGATTGCGATGTTACTTCAATACATGGCGGCTAAACTCGGAATCGTGAGCCAAATGGACCTTGCTCAGGCAACACGGGCACGTACCGGTAAAGCATTAGGTATTATTTTGTGGATTATGACTGAGTTAGCGATTATGGCAACTGATATCGCTGAAGTTATCGGAGCTGCTATCGCGTTAAACTTACTGTTCCATATTCCGTTAATCCCATCTGTATTTATTACTGTTCTTGATGTTTTAGTACTGCTATTATTAACCAAGATCGGATTCCGGAAAATCGAAGCAATTGTTGCATGTTTGATTTTGGTAATCTTGTTTGTTTTTGCTTACCAAGTTGCTTTATCTAACCCTAACTGGGGTGGCGTATTTATGGGTCTTCTTCCATCAGCCAAAGCAATTGCTCAACATCCTGAAATCGGTGGCATTACTCCATTAACTGGTACACTAGGTATTATCGGTGCAACAGTTATGCCTCACAACCTATACCTTCACTCAGCTATTTCTCAGACTCGGAAGATCGATCATAATGATCTTGATAGTATTCGTCAAACAGTTCGCTTTACTACTTGGGATTCAAATATCCAATTATCTCTTGCGTTTATCGTTAATTCCCTCCTTTTGATCATGGGGGTTGCTGTTTTCAAGAATGGTGCTGTTCAAGATAGCTCTTTTTTCGGTCTGTATGATGCCCTAAACAATACCTCAATGCTTAGTAATCCAGTGTTAATTGCTGTTGCTAAGTCAGGTGTATTATCTACTTTATTTGCCGTTGCTTTACTTGCTTCTGGGCAAAATTCAACAATTACTGGAACATTAACCGGTCAAGTTATTATGGAAGGTTTCATTCATATGCGAATGCCTTTATGGGCACGACGGTTAGTTACTCGGATTATTTCCGTTATTCCGGTTATTGCTTGTGTTGCAATGACGAGCGGTGAAAATACTATTCAACAACACACC
This region includes:
- a CDS encoding ABC transporter permease, coding for MFLALKEMKHEKLRYGLIVAMIVLISYLMFFLMGMMLGLQNENDAAIKEWGTETVFLNKNSNDNLGQSIITRDQLSGKDQKNVALVGQAPIVLKEKGASKESAQFIGLDPGQFISREKIKITNGRQAKGNNEIVVDKSLSKKGYHLGDRVTINSQNEKYKIVGFVDDAKFSVAPVVYGSLPVWRDLRGLNSLAVASGLFSDHQLSKSTYPDLQYYTVNEYINKLPGYSAQNNTFTFMIGFLMVISLIVIAVFLYILTMQKISHYAVMRAQGIPARHLILATVTQSIFLMISGVIGGILLTLLTSVAIPMSVPVIMNWPLISLMAVGLIVLGMIGSLLPVRMIIKIDPVQALN
- a CDS encoding TetR/AcrR family transcriptional regulator; protein product: MPSTTFENLNQQKKELITNALLTEFSQHSLASAQVARIVKQAGIARGAFYKYFTDLTEAYQYLYQVAILEIHTPITHANHILAASDYVNQIKAFVDEINGSKYRDFMRLHFQTNEGLLRDSTQPQIKIHSAQEWSVMVLSHETIKDCLLQPNKQGEAITRLSKVLTALLQ
- the ltrA gene encoding group II intron reverse transcriptase/maturase, producing MRQSQKTEQQADRLSRIGLENRKYTRARSTGYGEGKGMSVTIQDLVLDRNNLNQAYLRVKRNKGAAGVDDMTVNDLLPYLRENKTELIASLREGKYKPAPVKRVEIPKPNGGVRRLGIPTVVDRMVQQAVAQILTPIFERIFSDNSFGFRPHRGAHDAIEKGVDLYNQGYRRVVDLDLKAYFDNVNHDLMIKYLQQYIDDPWTLRLIRKFLTSGVLDHGLFAKSEKGTPQGGPLSPLLANIYLNELDKELTRRGHHFVRYADDCNIYVKSQRAGERVMRSITQFLEKRLKVKVNPDKTKVGSPLRLKFLGFSLGIDHIGAYARPAKQSQQRVKKALKLLTKRNRGISLTRMFEEIHRKMRGWLQYYSIGKLTNFIQRLDKWLRVRIRQYIWKQWKKFKTKVTNLQKLGLSQHDAYVFASTRKGYWRTAHSKTLSYSLTNRKLEQLGLMNMSKTLQSIQCD
- a CDS encoding zinc-dependent alcohol dehydrogenase family protein; the protein is MEDIKETEIKPDEVLIHTAYAGICGTDKALYAGLPGSASAVPPIVLGHENSGVVTKVGSEVTNVKPGDRVTVDPNIYCGQCKYCRTQRPELCEHLDAVGVTRNGGFEEYFTAPAKVVYPIPDDVSLKAAAVVEPISCAMHGVDLLETHPYQKALVLGDGFEGQLFAQILKARGIHEVTLAGRSDEKLENNRKYFGVKTINTTKEEIPADAYDIVVEAVGLPATQEQALAAAARGAQVLMFGVGNPDDKFSVNTYDVFQKQLTIQGAFINPYTFEDSIALLSSGVVDPLPLFSHELDLDGVEDFVSGKLGKVSKAVVKVSGEEA
- a CDS encoding IS30 family transposase, with amino-acid sequence MGTTILSFQNRIVIETLHNEGRSLRYIANYLGFSKTTVFNELHRLNGEYQAELAQTDFERKVSQRGRKSSLTKSLKHLIEEKIQVQKWSPEQVAHVVGIAYKTVYNWIDQGWLDVQLPDLPDHGIRRHRAKEKRGTFSHGRSIEERPHKVETRQEFGHFEADTVLSGKRKGQAVATFVERKSRLTIVKRLHGRDSQSMTQAVLELASQLQDKLKTLTVDHGKEFANYQAIEQLTGTQVYFAHAYSPHERGSNENRNRVLRRFIPKGQAIEELSDRQLVQINWYLNSRPLKCLNWHTPIEIFLLNLRH
- a CDS encoding Nramp family divalent metal transporter gives rise to the protein MISNLINKTQMKGGFGVDDTKNQHRKHKLIEYANGKSLEEINGTVEVPRGKGFWRTLFAYSGPGALVAVGYMDPGNWSTSITGGQSFQYTLMTTILISSLIAMLLQYMAAKLGIVSQMDLAQATRARTGKALGIILWIMTELAIMATDIAEVIGAAIALNLLFHIPLIPSVFITVLDVLVLLLLTKIGFRKIEAIVACLILVILFVFAYQVALSNPNWGGVFMGLLPSAKAIAQHPEIGGITPLTGTLGIIGATVMPHNLYLHSAISQTRKIDHNDLDSIRQTVRFTTWDSNIQLSLAFIVNSLLLIMGVAVFKNGAVQDSSFFGLYDALNNTSMLSNPVLIAVAKSGVLSTLFAVALLASGQNSTITGTLTGQVIMEGFIHMRMPLWARRLVTRIISVIPVIACVAMTSGENTIQQHTALNLLMENSQVFLAFALPFSMLPLLMMTNSEVEMGEFKNSGWVKVCGWISVIALTFLNLYNLPATYEGFGIWSKGTSDVLAYTTIIIILALLIWTCVELYKGNKRFAAEGKGFGQREAQMKDTAVED